From a single Lolium rigidum isolate FL_2022 chromosome 7, APGP_CSIRO_Lrig_0.1, whole genome shotgun sequence genomic region:
- the LOC124676588 gene encoding uncharacterized protein LOC124676588 — protein sequence MAATCSTSTSSAWRRSVRRRTPVSQRKEDERELGRRVEKLEEAVEGLRGEKDAAEVEETALRAELDAERGAAETVASETMLMIERLQREKASALLEARQFRRLAEGRDERGRQLQDELASLSAIAGGYLSLLRAHAIEPDDEDGRLQQEDAGMDVIKGVFVQKSPPPPPAAKELEYTADLGCATATKAVMAVAEEQRIVVVHGAVDLYARVDALEADRAATLREMASMRAEPARVVLGREMARRLCRDAVAVERPGCVATVHKPRISVPAICKWLFSMILRRKRCSTVRLTFGLSTALLGMFVLLERSASALHRRRLRPPRLPHM from the exons ATGGCAGCCACCTGTTCGACGTCCACGTCGTCCGCGTGGCGCCGCTCGGTGAGGCGCCGCACGCCGGTGAGCCAGCGAAAGGAGGACGAGCGGGAGCTGGGGCGGAGGGTGGAGAAgctggaggaggcggtggagggacTTCGCGGGGAGAAAgacgcggcggaggtggaggagacggcgctaCGCGCGGAGCTGGACGCGGAGCGGGGCGCGGCGGAGACGGTGGCGAGCGAGACCATGCTGATGATCGAGCGGCTGCAGCGTGAGAAGGCGTCCGCGCTCCTGGAGGCGCGCCAGTTCCGCCGCCTCGCGGAGGGACGCGACGAGCGTGGCCGCCAGCTCCAGGACGAGCTCGCGTCGCTCTCGGCCATCGCAGGTGGCTACCTCTCCCTCCTCCGCGCCCACGCCATCGAACCCGACGACGAGGACGGGCGCCTGCAGCAGGAGGATGCTGGCATGGATGTAATAAAGGGCGTGTTTGTCCAGaagtcgccgccgcctcctcctgcggCGAAGGAGTTGGAGTACACGGCAGACTTGGGGTGCGCGACCGCGACGAAGGCCGTGATGGCGGTGGCGGAAGAGCAGCGTATCGTCGTCGTCCATGGCGCGGTGGACCTGTACGCGAGGGTGGACGCACTGGAGGCGGACCGGGCGGCGACGCTTAGGGAGATGGCGTCGATGCGGGCTGAGCCAGCGCGTGTGGTGCTAGGGAGGGAGATGGCGCGGAGGCTGTGCCGGGACGCGGTGGCCGTCGAGAGGCCGGGATGCGTCGCGACGGTGCATAAACCACGCATCTCCGTGCCCGCCATTTGCAAG TGGCTCTTCTccatgatcctaaggagaaaaaGATGTTCTACGGTCAG GTTGACGTTCGGCTTGTCGACGGCACTCCTCGGCATGTTTGTGCTTCTGGAGAGATCAGCCTCGGCGCTGCATCGTCGCCGCCTGCGTCCACCGCGGCTACCACATATGTGA